DNA from Bordetella genomosp. 13:
GGCATGCGCCGCGGCTGCTACTTGTTGGGTTGCGGGGTGATGCGCAGGTAGGGACGCACCGCCTTGTAGCCCTTGGGGAATTTCTCGGCGATCACCGCCTCGTCCTTCAGCGAGGGCACGATGATGACGTCGTCGCCGTCTTCCCAGTTGACCGGCGTGGCCACGCTGTGGCTGTCGGTCAGCTGCAGCGAATCGATGACGCGCAGGATCTCGTTGAAGTTGCGCCCCGTGCTGGCCGGGTAGGTGATGATCAGGCGCACCTTCTTGGCCGGATCGATGATGAACACCGAACGCACCGTGGCGGTGGCGCTGGCGTTGGGGTGGATCATGTCGTAAAGCTCGGAGACCTTGCGGTCTTCGTCGGCCAGGATGGGGAAGTTCACCGTGGTGGACTGCGTGTCGTTGATGTCGTCGATCCACTTCGTGTGCGACTCGGCGCCATCCACCGACAGGGCCAGCACCTTGACGTTGCGGCGGGCGAATTCATCGGCCAGCTTGGCCGTGTAGCCCAGTTCGGTGGTGCACACGGGCGTGAAATCGGCCGGATGCGAGAACAGCACGCCCCATTTGTCGCCCAGGTACTCGTGGAAGCGGATGAGACCCTGCGACGATTGCTGTTCGAAATCGGGGGCGGTATCGCCCAGGCGGAGTTGAGGCATGTTTATCTCCCTGATGTCAGGTTGGTGAGCCGATCGATTCTTTCATCAAACCAAAT
Protein-coding regions in this window:
- a CDS encoding peroxiredoxin, which translates into the protein MPQLRLGDTAPDFEQQSSQGLIRFHEYLGDKWGVLFSHPADFTPVCTTELGYTAKLADEFARRNVKVLALSVDGAESHTKWIDDINDTQSTTVNFPILADEDRKVSELYDMIHPNASATATVRSVFIIDPAKKVRLIITYPASTGRNFNEILRVIDSLQLTDSHSVATPVNWEDGDDVIIVPSLKDEAVIAEKFPKGYKAVRPYLRITPQPNK